The following proteins are co-located in the Merismopedia glauca CCAP 1448/3 genome:
- a CDS encoding VOC family protein, which translates to MNEQVIFHLAFPITDISKAKEFYADGLGAEVGRESQDAVIFNFYGNQIVAHVTREPINPQKGIYPRHFGLVFNSLVDWETMLDRAKTHNLNFYQQPKHRFPNLPIEHRTFFLIDPFSNILEFKFYSQSSAIFGEHNSTQIGDIVAHK; encoded by the coding sequence ATGAACGAACAAGTAATCTTTCATTTAGCGTTTCCCATTACTGACATTAGCAAAGCTAAAGAGTTTTATGCTGATGGTTTGGGGGCTGAGGTAGGTAGAGAAAGTCAAGATGCTGTCATATTCAACTTTTATGGCAATCAAATTGTAGCTCATGTCACCCGCGAACCTATCAATCCCCAAAAAGGCATTTATCCCCGACATTTTGGGTTAGTATTTAACTCTTTAGTCGATTGGGAAACTATGTTAGACAGAGCAAAAACTCACAATTTAAATTTTTACCAACAGCCAAAACATCGCTTTCCTAATTTACCTATAGAACATCGTACCTTTTTTCTAATAGATCCTTTCTCTAACATTTTAGAATTTAAATTTTACTCCCAATCATCAGCTATTTTTGGCGAACATAACTCGACTCAAATTGGAGATATTGTTGCACATAAATAA